A region from the Eriocheir sinensis breed Jianghai 21 chromosome 48, ASM2467909v1, whole genome shotgun sequence genome encodes:
- the LOC126981528 gene encoding FAD synthase-like, which translates to MAREESGQHGQHCQHDRDTAMELCVQGLTRCLVTRVIQQGPARVFLRQPTSRRRAADTFRQQFLGIRGLNTMATTAAASPGQAQVPTAGIIIIGDEILKGQTQDTNTFFFTKHLHSFGVKVKRVSVIPDDVETIAKEVAQFSEQYTYVLTSGGIGPTHDDITFEGVAAAFGEKVKPHPILVKLIKGYFKTDDLSSPAMKMAHIPESAVLHFGEERSSGTKSHYPIVGVKNVTIFPGVPHLLEKGFALMGKKLFHTPGLGFISDVVYVTADEVSIATILNETVEKFPKVSFGSYPKLFHSYYKTKITLESLDPSVVSVAKEYLESRLPEEVTIDYQEDTVTSPWEHIDRLLEAQPSLQGPMQEASDIIKQCMEKYSLDEICLCYNGGKDCLAVLHLAHALMRRQQPDLKLQAVYITEDKAFPQVNEFVQQSINRYDLDCEVLPGPMKSALFTLLEKRPKIKAVIMGTRRSDPYSDMLGFFTPTDGDWPPMMRVTPILNWKYNNIWDFIRGLYLPYCSLYDRGYTSIGSQHNTLPNPLLVAKDRIGQVMYLPAYFLQQPDMERRGRVSSKQ; encoded by the exons ATGGCACGCGAGGAGAGTGGGCAGCACGGGCAGCATTGCCAGCATGACCGTGACACTGCTATGGAGCTGTGCGTGCAGGGCCTAACACGATGTCTGGTAACTAGAGTCATACAGCAAGGCCCCGCCAGAGTCTTCCTGAGGCAGCCCACCAGCCGGCGGCGAGCGGCGGACACATTCCGGCAGCAGTTTCTGGGAATCCGCGGCCTGAACACCATGGCGACCACAGCAGCAGCCAGCCCCGGCCAGGCACAGGTCCCCACGGCGGGCATCATCA TTATTGGGGACGAGATCTTGAAGGGCCAGACACAGGACACAAACACTTTCTTCTTCACCAAACACTTGCACAGCTTTGGAGTCAAAGTCAAAAGG GTGTCTGTGATTCCTGATGATGTTGAGACCATTGCCAAGGAAGTCGCACAATTTTCTGAACAGTATACTTATGTTCTGACGTCCGGAGGCATTGGCCCAACGCACGATGACATCACATTTGAAG GAGTGGCTGCTGCCTTTGGAGAGAAAGTGAAGCCTCATCCAATCCTGGTGAAGCTGATCAAGGGCTACTTCAAGACAGACGATCTGAGCTCACCTGCAATGAAGATGGCCCAT ATTCCAGAATCTGCTGTGCTGCACTTTGGGGAGGAGAGGTCAAGTGGGACCAAGTCTCACTATCCCATTGTTGGGGTGAAGAATGTCACAATCTTTCCAGGTGTCCCTCATCTTCTGGAGAAGGGCTTTGCTCTCATGGGGAAG AAACTCTTCCACACCCCTGGCCTTGGCTTCATCAGTGATGTGGTCTATGTAACTGCTGATGAAGTGTCTATCGCCACAATCCTCAATGAAACAGTGGAAAAGTTCCCTAAAGTGTCTTTTGGCTCCTACCCCAAGTTGTTCCACAG ttaCTACAAAACTAAAATTACTCTTGAGTCCCTCGACCCCTCAGTTGTATCTGTTGCCAAGGAGTACCTGGAAAGCAGACTCCCTGAAG AGGTGACGATAGACTACCAGGAGGACACGGTCACCTCTCCGTGGGAACACATTGACAGGCTGCTGGAGGCACAGCCGTCCCTGCAGGGGCCTATGCAGGAGGCCAGTGACATCATCAAGCAGTGTATGGAGAAGTACAG CTTGGATGAGATCTGCCTCTGCTACAATGGTGGCAAGgactgtctggctgtgctgcaCCTGGCCCATGCGCTGATGCGGCGGCAGCAACCAGACCTCAAGCTGCAGGCGGTCTACATCACTGAGGACAAGGCCTTCCCGCAGGTCAATGAGTTTGTCCAGCAGTCCATCAACAG GTATGACCTTGACTGTGAGGTGCTGCCGGGCCCCATGAAGAGTGCCTTGTTCACGCTGCTGGAGAAGAGGCCCAAGATCAAGGCCGTCATCATGGGCACCCGGCGAAGCGACCCATACTCAG ACATGCTTGGCTTCTTCACCCCCACTGATGGTGACTGGCCCCCAATGATGCGCGTCACCCCCATTCTCAACTGGAAGTACAACAACATCTGGGATTTCATCAGAGGTCTCTACCTGCCTTACTGCTCCTTGTATGACCGAGG CTACACATCCATAGGGAGTCAGCACAACACATTGCCCAACCCATTACTGGTGGCCAAGGACCGCATTGGGCAGGTGATGTACCTGCCGGCGTACTTCCTGCAGCAGCCTGACATGGAGCGCCGTGGACGGGTCTCCAGCAAACAGTGA